Proteins encoded by one window of Elaeis guineensis isolate ETL-2024a chromosome 12, EG11, whole genome shotgun sequence:
- the LOC105054910 gene encoding F-box/LRR-repeat protein At3g48880-like: MEELIIGEVRIVLWKLGWSGEFRKTPHKVGSPKSPGKVGFLRTSAGIILYPTLTMSSFGDPDVLVEMGKKCKNFSQLKVMGSIDMRFDSKIAGARKLKVLSLRCCVVTKEALLLILYDMAHLEVLNIAHCLIIDGPEPQVSARPPAQIIKKLDQMILEKASRLRAFFHSKDYDTCIACKWVIDDVGIMRWYWYKDWFWRQDEVSVLDLGYHGNLFDEHCASKGFEV, encoded by the coding sequence atggaggagctcattattggagaagtccggatagtattatggaagctcggatggtcgggggagttcagaaagacgccgcacaaggtcggaagcccgAAGAGTCCTGGGAAGGTCGgttttttacgaacttcggctgggattattttatacccaacattaacTATGTCTAGCTTTGGAGATCCTGATGTCTTGGTGGAGATGGGCAAGAAGTGCAAGAACTTCTCTCAACTAAAGGTCATGGGTTCCATTGATATGAGATTTGATTCAAAGATTGCAGGTGCTAGAAAACTCAAGGTTTTAAGCCTGCGGTGCTGTGTAGTGACAAAGGAAGCTCTGCTGTTAATCTTATATGACATGGCACATCTTGAGGTGCTGAACATTGCGCACTGCCTAATCATAGATGGACCTGAACCTCAAGTTTCAGCACGTCCACCCGCACAGATTATCAAAAAGCTAGACCAGATGATCCTTGAGAAGGCTTCACGGTTGCGAGCTTTCTTTCACAGCAAGGACTATGATACATGCATTGCATGCAAATGGGTGATCGATGATGTTGGCATCATGAGATGGTACTGGTACAAGGACTGGTTCTGGAGGCAAGATGAGGTGAGTGTTCTTGATTTGGGGTATCATGGAAACTTGTTTGATGAACATTGTGCCAGCAAAGGATTTGAAGTATAA
- the LOC105054909 gene encoding uncharacterized protein isoform X2 yields the protein MGEERKRVLVVGGTGYLGQHLLEGLARANGGSRYDLAFTHHRPIPPQELIDAISPVLPFRVDLIAGDGFDAISAKFGQPHIVVNCAALSVPRACETDPVAAMATNLPSSLVNWLSSFNNNGTLLIHLSTDQVYDGTKSFYKEEDATNPVNMYGASKVAAEQFIMAKYPNYAILRSSIIYGPQTISPVAKSLPVQWIDSVLSPGKEVEFFHDEFRCPVYVKDMVNVILTLIRKWISEGKQVHLLLNVGGRDRVSRVQMAETVATIRGYNHSLIKSVSASSVNRGVVSPADISMDISKLIQVLGITPISFHDGVRLTLGINFTFLSDLESTRM from the exons ATGGGGGAGGAGAGGAAGCGAGTGTTGGTGGTGGGAGGAACAGGCTATCTAGGCCAGCACCTCCTAGAAGGGCTCGCCAGGGCAAACGGAGGATCCCGCTACGACCTGGCCTTCACCCATCACCGTCCGATCCCACCCCAGGAGCTCATCGATGCCATCTCCCCAGTGCTCCCCTTCCGCGTCGATCTCATCGCCGGCGATGGCTTCGACGCCATCTCCGCCAAATTTGGCCAG CCACATATTGTTGTTAATTGCGCTGCACTCTCCGTTCCCCGTGCTTGTGAGACGGATCCTGTAGCTGCTATGGCTACTAACCTGCCTTCTTCCCTTGTAAACTGGTTATCAAGCTTCAATAACAAcggaactcttttgattcatctTTCGACCGATCAAG TTTATGATGGGACGAAATCATTTTACAAAGAAGAGGATGCGACAAATCCTGTAAATATGTATGGAGCATCCAAAGTAGCTGCAGAGCAGTTTATCATGGCAAAGTATCCAAACTATGCAATCCTGCGAAGTAGTATAATCTATGGGCCACAGACAATTTCACCTGTTGCAAAGTCTCTTCCAGTCCAG TGGATTGATAGCGTTCTTTCGCCTGGGAAGGAAGTTGAATTTTTTCATGATGAGTTTCGTTGCCCTGTGTATGTTAAAGATATGGTGAATGTTATATTAACTCTGATTAGAAAGTGGATATCAG AGGGTAAGCAAGTGCATTTACTTCTAAATGTTGGTGGGCGGGATAGGGTTTCCAGGGTGCAAATGGCTGAGACAGTTGCAACCATCAGAGGATACAATCACTCGCTTATCAAATCAGTGTCTGCATCATCG GTAAACCGTGGAGTTGTCTCCCCAGCAGACATATCCATGGACATCAGTAAATTGATTCAAGTGCTTGGCATTACACCTATTTCATTCCATGATGGAGTCAGATTAACGCTTGGGATTA ATTTCACGTTTCTCTCAGATCTTGAATCCACAAGGATGTGA
- the LOC105054911 gene encoding DEAD-box ATP-dependent RNA helicase 48 — MASSSLLRERSKALPKLLSRLSLLRPMGGGPRTFPGGLNKWQYKRMHEKMARQKERRLLQQEKQLYQARLRSEIRAKLAGKASSDAADSSSSSIGGYGPMSSKDHIKALADRFMKPGAEDLWNEDDGPIRSAPRKRPTDPAPPIDLRKLATDRRNLMEDRVGESRSYLASFDQRRQYSVAAGRGLRPGSKPRWRQNSSSEEDSDLESGCNLEGDTAKMYRETKLGVKKDSRFPRFSIRSEEELDEGGGKIARKKMMSGAALGNYDVKAERRVPRPVEERSNFAKEIEEIRSELRNRDLYRNDARHQRAQEETLLTKRRFDEFSISPLTIKALADARYVQMTVVQEAALPVCLEGKDALVKAKTGTGKSVAFLLPAIEAVLQTMRNTLNQRVLPINVLILCPTRELAIQIAAETNVLLKYHDGIGVQTLIGGTRFKLDQKRLDSNPCQIIVATPGRLLDHIENKSGFSARLMGLKLLILDEADHLLDLGFRKDIEKIVDSVPRQRQSLLFSATIPKEVRRISQLVLKRDHVFVDTVGLAGVDTPIKVLQSCLVVPHELHFHLVYHLLKEHIMQEPDYKAIVFCTTAMVTAFMYVLLRDLKMNVREMHSRKPQLYRSRISEEFRESKNIILVTSDVSARGMNYPDVTLVIQVGIPSDREQYIHRLGRTGREGKDGKGFLLLAPWEEYFMDDVNDLPIEKSQPPELDSDMKQKVEDSIEKIDPSIKEAAYHAWLGYYNSIHEIGRDKTMLADLANRFCHSIGIDKPPALFRKTALKMGLKGIAGIRIRK, encoded by the exons ATGGCGTCCTCCTCCCTCCTTCGAGAGCGCTCCAAAGCTCTCCCGAAGCTCCTCTCCCGCCTCTCCCTCCTCCGGCCGATGGGCGGCGGACCCCGGACGTTCCCTGGTGGCCTCAACAAGTGGCAGTACAAGCGGATGCACGAGAAGATGGCGCGGCAGAAGGAGCGCCGCCTCCTCCAGCAGGAGAAGCAGCTCTACCAGGCCCGCCTCCGCTCCGAGATCCGCGCCAAGCTCGCTGGAAAAGCCTCCAGCGATGCCGCtgactcctcctcttcctccattGGCGGCTACGGTCCCATGTCCTCCAAGGACCACATCAAGGCCCTTGCCGACCGGTTCATGAAGCCAGGGGCAGAGGACCTCTGGAACGAGGACGACGGACCCATCCGATCCGCCCCCCGGAAACGTCCCACCGATCCGGCACCACCCATCGATCTGAGGAAGCTCGCGACGGACCGCCGTAATCTGATGGAAGACCGTGTTGGCGAGTCCAGATCGTATCTGGCTTCGTTTGATCAGAGGAGGCAGTACTCCGTTGCGGCTGGGAGGGGATTGAGGCCCGGATCGAAGCCGAGGTGGAGGCAGAATTCGTCGAGCGAAGAGGATTCCGACTTAGAATCAGGTTGTAATTTGGAAGGGGATACGGCCAAGATGTATCGAGAAACCAAATTGGGGGTGAAAAAGGACTCAAGATTTCCAAGGTTTAGCATTCGAAGCGAGGAGGAATTGGATGAGGGGGGTGGAAAGATTGCGAGGAAGAAGATGATGAGTGGGGCTGCCTTGGGGAACTATGATGTGAAGGCAGAGAGAAGGGTGCCTAGGCCTGTTGAAGAAAGGAGTAATTTTGCCAAGGAAATTGAAGAAATTCGCAGCGAGCTGAGGAACAGGGACCTGTATAGGAATGATGCGAGACACCAACGGGCACAGGAAGAAACACTTCTCACTAAAAGGAG ATTTGATGAGTTCAGCATATCTCCACTGACAATCAAGGCACTTGCAGATGCTAGATATGTACAGATGACTGTTGTACAAGAGGCTGCACTTCCAGTCTGCCTTGAGG GCAAGGATGCTCTCGTGAAAGCCAAAACAGGCACCGGCAAGAGTGTAGCTTTTCTG CTTCCTGCAATTGAAGCAGTCCTCCAGACGATGAGGAACACTTTGAATCAAAGAGTTCTGCCAATAAATGTTCTTATTCTTTGCCCAACGAGGGAGCTTGCCATTCAAATTGCTGCTGAGACAAATGTTTTATTAAAGTACCATGATGGTATTGGTGTTCAAACATTAATTGGGGGCACAAGATTCAAGCTTGATCAGAAACGTCTAGATTCTAATCCTTGCCAG ATTATAGTTGCAACCCCTGGTAGGCTATTGGATCACATTGAGAATAAATCTGGATTTTCAGCAAGGTTAATGGGTTTGAAATTGCTTATACTCGATGAAGCTGATCACTTACTAGACTTGGGTTTTCGAAAAGATATAGAGAAGATTGTTGATAGTGTGCCACGGCAGAGGCAGTCATTGTTGTTTTCAGCTACAATTCCTAAAGAG GTGCGTCGGATATCACAGCTTGTCTTGAAAAGGGATCATGTTTTTGTTGATACAGTGGGCTTGGCAGGTGTGGACACTCCTATTAAG GTGCTGCAGTCATGCCTTGTTGTGCCACATGAACTGCATTTTCATCTGGTTTATCACCTTCTGAAGGAACACATCATGCAGGAACCAGATTATAAG GCTATTGTATTCTGCACAACTGCTATGGTAACAGCATTTATGTATGTACTTCTCCGAGACTTGAAGATGAATGTCAGGGAAATGCATTCAAGAAAGCCACAGCTATATCGAAGTCGTATATCTGAAGAATTTCGAGAatccaaaaatataattcttgtaaCCTCAGATGTTTCAGCTCGTGGAATGAATTATCCTGATGTTACTCTTGTGATTCAG GTTGGCATTCCTTCTGACCGTGAACAATACATACATCGGCTTGGAAGGACAGGACGTGAAGGCAAAGATGGAAAAGGGTTTCTGTTGCTTGCACCATGGGAAGAATATTTCATGGATGATGTAAATGATCTACCCATAGAGAAGTCCCAACCACCGGAGCTAGATTCAGATATGAAGCAGAAG gtTGAAGATTCCATTGAAAAAATTGACCCAAGCATTAAGGAAGCAGCTTATCATGCATGGCTTGGTTATTACAATTCAATCCATGAAATAGGAAGAGATAAAACCATGCTTGCTGACCTTGCAAACCGGTTTTGTCATTCAATTGGCATCGACAAGCCCCCAGCGCTTTTCAGGAAAACAGCTTTGAAGATGGGACTGAAGGGCATAGCTGGCATTAGAATAAGGAAGTGA
- the LOC105054912 gene encoding phosphomannomutase translates to MVGRKPGVIALFDVDGTLTAPRKGITPKMLEFMRELGEAVTVGVVGGSDLVKISEQLGKSVINDYDYVFAENGLVAYKNGELIASQSLKSFLGEEKLKEFINFTLHYIADLDIPIKRGTFIEFRNGMLNVSPIGRNCSQEEREEFEKYDKVHNIRPKMVSVLREKFAHFNLTFSIGGQISFDVFPQGWDKTFCLRYLNEFPEVHFFGDKTYKGGNDYEIYVSERTTGHSVTSPDDTAEKCRSLFLTKQNGDA, encoded by the exons ATGGTGGGGAGGAAGCCTGGCGTTATTGCTTTGTTTGATGTTGATGGCACGCTCACAGCTCCAAGGAAG GGGATAACACCAAAGATGCTTGAGTTCATGCGAGAGCTTGGGGAG GCTGTTACAGTAGGTGTTGTCGGAGGATCTGATCTTGTTAAGATATCGGAACAGCTTGGGAAATCAG TCATAAATGACTATGATTATGTATTTGCGGAAAATGGTCTTGTTGCTTATAAAAATGGAGAACTAATTGCTAGCCAG AGTTTGAAATCATTCCTTGGTGAAGAAAAACTCAAg GAATTTATTAATTTCACCCTCCATTATATTGCCGACTTGGATATCCCTATCAAAAG GGGAACATTCATAGAGTTCCGCAATGGAATGCTTAATGTCTCCCCAATAGGGAGAAACTGTAGCCAGGAAGAGCGAGAAGAGTTTGAAAAGTATGATAAG GTTCACAACATACGACCAAAGATGGTCTCTGTGCTTCGTGAAAAATTTGCACATTTCAACCTGACATTTTCCATTGGAGGGCAGATAAGTTTTGAT GTTTTTCCACAAGGTTGGGACAAGACCTTCTGTTTAAGATACCTCAATGAATTCCCAGAAGTCCACTTTTTTGGGGACAAAACATACAAG GGAGGAAATGACTATGAGATTTATGTATCTGAACGTACAACGGGTCATTCAG TGACCAGCCCAGATGATACAGCAGAGAAATGCAGATCGCTCTTCCTGACAAAGCAAAATGGGGATGCTTGA
- the LOC105054913 gene encoding uncharacterized protein, with the protein MGKQRVSTDQNSPIIIGCNDEHADVEIQESSWKNKLSEEEFYEEEPDEEPHKEELNEEEKRCEEELNQEEEPGEEEYTEVETCEEKLTESEPGEALYKEHGVKDSSPNASSNNEKHQPNSSHSSSEKKRRSADRLENLEKRQKKDHDSKPEFYASPFGTNPQDKPGYLVTEVISSKKQENSGSSGKKRPHRWDAKPETDGAEFDGIVMSTKKRKKGWAIDDSQLKMLGPLKLPDLVSWPLNEPLVDPEIQKLNAQLLEINRELKARKLVDDQKLIAKLIEKRQKIISELIQRNPTFKPPTDYKPAKLYKKLYIPVEEYPGYNFLGLIIGPRGHTQKRMEKETGARILVRGKGSAKGKKVRQCKDAKYDPFENEDLHVYIESDTQQSLDSAVKLVEKLLVPMEEEINEHKHAQLKELAELKGKVREESSSRNEKAAFKTNVSCNICSDVVHLTAACPWTASALGTQTNGHQVSFLAELGGDGMSFSNGLSGSSSSVPWTVNPALHSVPASSGKPFKEIDESKLFVGYLPRSVNTDKLIELFSPFGCISEAVVIKDKKTGLSKGYGFVKYTDPICAAEAVGNMNGYRIEGKMLAVRVAGCPQPTVNTNLEPGHPPSISRFPTFPSPAAIAQRNPHVLDWPGPSGAMLPKAFDSFPKKSSFVSHIAPVSEKSLASYGASGQISVLPSFVSGPVTESRESEQFLGYLKGFNSQDYLHQSLPFEVLPSPQVHSTRSFGSHHRPFLRATPH; encoded by the coding sequence ATGGGGAAGCAGAGAGTTTCAACTGATCAGAACTCTCCCATCATAATTGGCTGCAATGATGAGCATGCTGATGTTGAGATTCAGGAGTCCAGTTGGAAAAACAAGCTGTCTGAAGAAGAATTTTATGAAGAAGAACCAGATGAAGAACCACATAAAGAAGAACTGAATGAAGAAGAGAAACGTTGTGAAGAAGAACTTAACCAGGAGGAGGAACCTGGTGAAGAAGAATATACTGAGGTGGAAACCTGCGAAGAAAAACTCACTGAATCAGAACCAGGTGAGGCACTGTACAAGGAACATGGTGTGAAAGATTCATCACCTAATGCTAGCAGCAATAATGAAAAACACCAGCCAAATTCTTCTCACTCCAGttcagagaagaaaagaagatcagCAGATAGATTGGAAAATCTAGAAAAGAGGCAGAAGAAGGACCATGACTCAAAACCAGAGTTTTATGCCAGTCCTTTCGGAACTAATCCCCAGGATAAGCCTGGTTACTTGGTTACTGAGGTAATCAGTTCAAAGAAACAGGAAAATTCAGGGAGCTCTGGTAAGAAAAGGCCACATAGATGGGATGCAAAGCCAGAAACTGATGGGGCAGAATTTGATGGCATTGTTATGTCCactaagaagaggaagaaaggatgGGCCATCGATGACAGCCAACTAAAGATGCTGGGTCCTCTAAAGCTTCCTGATCTTGTCAGTTGGCCTCTAAATGAACCTCTAGTTGATCCGGAAATCCAGAAGCTGAATGCTCAACTTCTTGAAATAAACCGTGAGTTGAAGGCACGAAAACTGGTTGATGATCAAAAATTGATTGCAAAGCTCATAGAGAAAAGGCAAAAGATCATTTCAGAGTTAATTCAGAGGAATCCTACTTTTAAGCCTCCTACAGATTACAAACCTGCAAAGCTTTATAAGAAGTTGTATATACCAGTAGAAGAATACCCTGGCTACAACTTCCTTGGCCTTATAATTGGTCCCCGTGGACACACACAAAAGAGAATGGAGAAGGAGACTGGAGCCAGGATTCTCGTACGAGGTAAAGGTTCAGCCAAGGGAAAAAAGGTCCGGCAGTGCAAGGATGCAAAATATGACCCATTTGAGAATGAAGACCTGCATGTCTACATTGAGTCAGACACTCAGCAATCTTTGGATTCTGCAGTGAAGTTGGTGGAGAAGCTATTGGTTCCTATGGAAGAAGAAATAAATGAGCACAAGCATGCTCAGCTAAAAGAACTGGCTGAGTTGAAAGGAAAAGTCAGAGAGGAAAGTTCAAGTAGAAATGAGAAGGCAGCATTCAAAACGAATGTGTCATGCAATATCTGTAGCGATGTGGTCCATCTTACTGCTGCTTGCCCATGGACAGCATCAGCCCTGGGGACACAGACAAATGGGCATCAGGTTAGCTTTCTTGCAGAGCTCGGAGGTGATGGAATGTCCTTCTCTAATGGTCTATCAGGTAGTAGTTCCTCAGTACCCTGGACGGTAAACCCAGCTTTGCATTCCGTACCAGCATCTAGTGGCAAGCCCTTCAAAGAGATTGATGAATCTAAACTATTTGTGGGTTATCTTCCCCGGTCTGTGAATACTGATAAGCTAATAGAGCTTTTTTCACCTTTTGGATGCATCAGTGAAGCAGTGGTAATCAAGGACAAGAAAACTGGTTTAAGTAAAGGATATGGTTTTGTTAAATATACTGATCCTATCTGTGCTGCTGAGGCAGTGGGAAATATGAATGGATACAGGATTGAGGGGAAGATGCTTGCTGTTCGGGTAGCAGGATGCCCCCAGCCTACTGTCAATACCAACTTAGAGCCAGGGCACCCTCCAAGCATTAGCCGTTTTCCAACTTTTCCAAGTCCTGCAGCCATTGCTCAAAGGAACCCTCATGTGCTGGATTGGCCAGGCCCTTCAGGAGCTATGCTACCTAAAGCTTTTGATTCTTTTCCTAAGAAAAGCAGCTTTGTGTCACATATTGCTCCTGTGAGTGAAAAGTCCCTAGCATCCTATGGTGCTTCTGGCCAAATTTCAGTCCTGCCTTCATTTGTTTCTGGTCCTGTGACAGAATCTAGGGAATCTGAGCAATTTCTGGGTTACCTGAAAGGTTTTAATTCTCAGGATTATCTGCATCAGTCATTGCCTTTCGAAGTTCTGCCTTCTCCACAGGTTCATTCTACTAGGTCTTTTGGCAGCCATCACAGGCCTTTCCTTCGTGCAACACCACATTAA
- the LOC105054909 gene encoding uncharacterized protein isoform X1, with amino-acid sequence MGEERKRVLVVGGTGYLGQHLLEGLARANGGSRYDLAFTHHRPIPPQELIDAISPVLPFRVDLIAGDGFDAISAKFGQPHIVVNCAALSVPRACETDPVAAMATNLPSSLVNWLSSFNNNGTLLIHLSTDQVYDGTKSFYKEEDATNPVNMYGASKVAAEQFIMAKYPNYAILRSSIIYGPQTISPVAKSLPVQWIDSVLSPGKEVEFFHDEFRCPVYVKDMVNVILTLIRKWISEGKQVHLLLNVGGRDRVSRVQMAETVATIRGYNHSLIKSVSASSVNRGVVSPADISMDISKLIQVLGITPISFHDGVRLTLGIKNAHMDKCTANLWELPYNCIL; translated from the exons ATGGGGGAGGAGAGGAAGCGAGTGTTGGTGGTGGGAGGAACAGGCTATCTAGGCCAGCACCTCCTAGAAGGGCTCGCCAGGGCAAACGGAGGATCCCGCTACGACCTGGCCTTCACCCATCACCGTCCGATCCCACCCCAGGAGCTCATCGATGCCATCTCCCCAGTGCTCCCCTTCCGCGTCGATCTCATCGCCGGCGATGGCTTCGACGCCATCTCCGCCAAATTTGGCCAG CCACATATTGTTGTTAATTGCGCTGCACTCTCCGTTCCCCGTGCTTGTGAGACGGATCCTGTAGCTGCTATGGCTACTAACCTGCCTTCTTCCCTTGTAAACTGGTTATCAAGCTTCAATAACAAcggaactcttttgattcatctTTCGACCGATCAAG TTTATGATGGGACGAAATCATTTTACAAAGAAGAGGATGCGACAAATCCTGTAAATATGTATGGAGCATCCAAAGTAGCTGCAGAGCAGTTTATCATGGCAAAGTATCCAAACTATGCAATCCTGCGAAGTAGTATAATCTATGGGCCACAGACAATTTCACCTGTTGCAAAGTCTCTTCCAGTCCAG TGGATTGATAGCGTTCTTTCGCCTGGGAAGGAAGTTGAATTTTTTCATGATGAGTTTCGTTGCCCTGTGTATGTTAAAGATATGGTGAATGTTATATTAACTCTGATTAGAAAGTGGATATCAG AGGGTAAGCAAGTGCATTTACTTCTAAATGTTGGTGGGCGGGATAGGGTTTCCAGGGTGCAAATGGCTGAGACAGTTGCAACCATCAGAGGATACAATCACTCGCTTATCAAATCAGTGTCTGCATCATCG GTAAACCGTGGAGTTGTCTCCCCAGCAGACATATCCATGGACATCAGTAAATTGATTCAAGTGCTTGGCATTACACCTATTTCATTCCATGATGGAGTCAGATTAACGCTTGGGATTA AAAATGCACATATGGATAAATGCACAGCAAATCTGTGGGAACTACCATACAACTGCATTTTGTAG
- the LOC105054909 gene encoding uncharacterized protein isoform X4: MGEERKRVLVVGGTGYLGQHLLEGLARANGGSRYDLAFTHHRPIPPQELIDAISPVLPFRVDLIAGDGFDAISAKFGQPHIVVNCAALSVPRACETDPVAAMATNLPSSLVNWLSSFNNNGTLLIHLSTDQVYDGTKSFYKEEDATNPVNMYGASKVAAEQFIMAKYPNYAILRSSIIYGPQTISPVAKSLPVQWIDSVLSPGKEVEFFHDEFRCPVYVKDMVNVILTLIRKWISDMSGLPPSLCSQPHLMRCSKSQ, encoded by the exons ATGGGGGAGGAGAGGAAGCGAGTGTTGGTGGTGGGAGGAACAGGCTATCTAGGCCAGCACCTCCTAGAAGGGCTCGCCAGGGCAAACGGAGGATCCCGCTACGACCTGGCCTTCACCCATCACCGTCCGATCCCACCCCAGGAGCTCATCGATGCCATCTCCCCAGTGCTCCCCTTCCGCGTCGATCTCATCGCCGGCGATGGCTTCGACGCCATCTCCGCCAAATTTGGCCAG CCACATATTGTTGTTAATTGCGCTGCACTCTCCGTTCCCCGTGCTTGTGAGACGGATCCTGTAGCTGCTATGGCTACTAACCTGCCTTCTTCCCTTGTAAACTGGTTATCAAGCTTCAATAACAAcggaactcttttgattcatctTTCGACCGATCAAG TTTATGATGGGACGAAATCATTTTACAAAGAAGAGGATGCGACAAATCCTGTAAATATGTATGGAGCATCCAAAGTAGCTGCAGAGCAGTTTATCATGGCAAAGTATCCAAACTATGCAATCCTGCGAAGTAGTATAATCTATGGGCCACAGACAATTTCACCTGTTGCAAAGTCTCTTCCAGTCCAG TGGATTGATAGCGTTCTTTCGCCTGGGAAGGAAGTTGAATTTTTTCATGATGAGTTTCGTTGCCCTGTGTATGTTAAAGATATGGTGAATGTTATATTAACTCTGATTAGAAAGTGGATATCAG ACATGTCTGGGCTTCCACCATCACTTTGTTCCCAACCTCACCTGATGCGTTGCTCCAAAAGCCAGTAA
- the LOC105054909 gene encoding uncharacterized protein isoform X3, producing the protein MGEERKRVLVVGGTGYLGQHLLEGLARANGGSRYDLAFTHHRPIPPQELIDAISPVLPFRVDLIAGDGFDAISAKFGQPHIVVNCAALSVPRACETDPVAAMATNLPSSLVNWLSSFNNNGTLLIHLSTDQVYDGTKSFYKEEDATNPVNMYGASKVAAEQFIMAKYPNYAILRSSIIYGPQTISPVAKSLPVQWIDSVLSPGKEVEFFHDEFRCPVYVKDMVNVILTLIRKWISEGKQVHLLLNVGGRDRVSRVQMAETVATIRGYNHSLIKSVSASSVNRGVVSPADISMDISKLIQVLGITPISFHDGVRLTLGINLESTRM; encoded by the exons ATGGGGGAGGAGAGGAAGCGAGTGTTGGTGGTGGGAGGAACAGGCTATCTAGGCCAGCACCTCCTAGAAGGGCTCGCCAGGGCAAACGGAGGATCCCGCTACGACCTGGCCTTCACCCATCACCGTCCGATCCCACCCCAGGAGCTCATCGATGCCATCTCCCCAGTGCTCCCCTTCCGCGTCGATCTCATCGCCGGCGATGGCTTCGACGCCATCTCCGCCAAATTTGGCCAG CCACATATTGTTGTTAATTGCGCTGCACTCTCCGTTCCCCGTGCTTGTGAGACGGATCCTGTAGCTGCTATGGCTACTAACCTGCCTTCTTCCCTTGTAAACTGGTTATCAAGCTTCAATAACAAcggaactcttttgattcatctTTCGACCGATCAAG TTTATGATGGGACGAAATCATTTTACAAAGAAGAGGATGCGACAAATCCTGTAAATATGTATGGAGCATCCAAAGTAGCTGCAGAGCAGTTTATCATGGCAAAGTATCCAAACTATGCAATCCTGCGAAGTAGTATAATCTATGGGCCACAGACAATTTCACCTGTTGCAAAGTCTCTTCCAGTCCAG TGGATTGATAGCGTTCTTTCGCCTGGGAAGGAAGTTGAATTTTTTCATGATGAGTTTCGTTGCCCTGTGTATGTTAAAGATATGGTGAATGTTATATTAACTCTGATTAGAAAGTGGATATCAG AGGGTAAGCAAGTGCATTTACTTCTAAATGTTGGTGGGCGGGATAGGGTTTCCAGGGTGCAAATGGCTGAGACAGTTGCAACCATCAGAGGATACAATCACTCGCTTATCAAATCAGTGTCTGCATCATCG GTAAACCGTGGAGTTGTCTCCCCAGCAGACATATCCATGGACATCAGTAAATTGATTCAAGTGCTTGGCATTACACCTATTTCATTCCATGATGGAGTCAGATTAACGCTTGGGATTA ATCTTGAATCCACAAGGATGTGA